tgggggGGTGGGTTTGGATATGGGCTGTTATCACAGGAAGCAAACGACAGTCGAATATTTGGTCCAGTTCCCATGTCAGACATAGTTGGCCGGGTAATATATTGTCTACGAACACCTGTGGATCATGGTCCTGTTCAGAACAGGTGAGCTGCTTGACTACAATTAGCTGAAACCTGTTTTGTTTTACTATGCAATAGGTCATATTTGAATTATAACTGAATCGTTCCTTGGCCAGTCATTTCAGTATGCGCGTTGATTCGCCGGTATTGGAAGTGGAACTGGATGTGGAGGAAATGGCAAAAAATCACAAAGCATAGACTATGCACATCAACAGCTCAAAACTAATTTGGTCTGTATAATTATTTTGTTTTCTCTTTTCTCATTACGGATGCACTTTTGGTTTGAAgtgcaaaagaaaaataaaaattcaaaagtgtAGGTTTTTCTGAGGGCTGCATGAATATGGTTAAATTTGGCCAGGTGCGGCAACTGAGTAACTGGCTGAAAAGCATGAAGGCGGCCCTGGTTCAATTCTGAGTTCTCAAACTTAACATTGCATCGGAATAGGTCGAGGAAATCTGTTATgatcaaaaaattaaattgaattgttcTACTTTCATTTTTCCGTTAATTGCCTTTTTAGAGAATCTGATTTCTCCGATTTTTCCTTTTCCTCCTCTGTTTACAAACGTAGACTGCACAGTTCTTGCTCTTATGTTTCACTTCTTCCTCGCTGTTCACTTTAGCAAAAGCTCGCGGCCATTCTGTTTGCTTTCAGTTTTGCTTCATCCTTCTCCACTTGGTTGACTTTCACTTTTAGTTCATTGGCACCATCGCATCTCATTGCAGTATAaatcgatttggttcgatttaaaAATTCGGTTCTTCTTCATTCCATaatctctattttcttttctttcacattCCTAATCTTCAATTCATAGAGAAAGGTTCAACAAAATATAGCAACCAGttcaattctcaaatcaactcgtAACGTAGCAAATTTAACAAAATGCAAAGCAAAGCTTtaataaattaaacaaatttcaatagtgattagaaataaatctcattttacaaataaattaaagttgGAAATAAATACTGAATTACTGATTTGCAAATTATCTTCACTGAGAAAGGCTCCTGAATCTATTTCACTAAACATCATCCATTGCATGTTGTTGCAATTGACGTGAAGCGAAAATTAAACAACAAGATGACAGTGGATCTCTCAAGCAGCTTGATATTCACTCATAAAGTCAAAGACACCAAGCCAAGTCTTCAGTTTCATCAACAGATTTACAACATAGTTTTAactttgttaaaaaaaataattataatctgGAAAGAAAAGAAACAGAAGACGAGGGAAAGACAGGAATCGAGAGGAAAAGAAAAAACTTTGCAAGAGGGAGGCACAAAAATTgggttaaaaaaaatatttgtatTCTGGATTTTAACTTTACAAGAGCAATTCCTCTCTtgaagggaaaagaaaaaaaataaggagaaacgagagagagagagagagagagagagagagagagagagagagaattgagTGCAGGAGAGGAGGCTGGGATTTGTGTTTTTAAAGTTGAATATATAGTTTTAATTCAACGGTTGAGGTCATCTACAATGAATGGACAGGATTTGATTTGAGTAAAAGctgtaagaaaataaaatgctGATAGCAAGTGTTAAGCACTAAACCTGTCTGGCTTGTAATGCTCTTAAACTCCAGGCCAAAGATGACGCAGTGATGCTTTAAAAAcacacatttttatttatttggtttgattttttaaaatttttaatatttaaaattaaattaaatcaaattaaaataattaaaaatttttaaaataaaaatttaattgaactaaattttttattaaattgaattaaattttcaaattgaGTCGAttcgttttgattttttttatttgaatcgaATGGTATTTACTCTTATTTAAGAGTTTGGAATTATAAGTGTGAGATGTTTAATTTTaaacaaataattttatttattgaaatttcaaaataaaagaaattaatataATTCAAAATATATACAATTTAATTTAGGTTgttcatttcaattaaattaaattgattttaataatttaatttaaaaaataaaattattaaaatttcatattttttaacatttggataataaaaaaaatatatcatcaaaaaATATTATTctgattaaattaaaaaaaaaagagttaattttaatgaaattatttttaattttttttaaaataagtctttttcttttttatatgtgaaaatatctatatatattttatatgtaaataatataaatatatattacaattaaataataaaaaatgacgACCCTTAGATTTGAAACTAATCCTAAAACCCACGAAACTAATTCTTGGCAAGCAAAATAAGGTCCTGCGCTGCCCAAGGGGCAACACCAAATTGCGAAATCTTTTTGTTACCTCGTAATAACCAAACTCCCTTATCAAATTCCTACATAATTTGATTTAAGCAAACAAAGATTACTGCACCATCTTAAACTGCAATGGCTCAAGCAGTCCATCTCATCGCTAAGAACCTTCCaggtatttatttttctattctgTGTTCTCTGTTTGCTTCCTAGGAAACAAAGGGAAAAAGAGGAATGAAAACTTGTGCTATTTCGAGGTTTTTAATTCCCAGTAGTTACTTTCCTATCAAACGAATTTGCAGCGGCTCAGATATATTAATTGTATTAGCTTCAAGGAGTCTAAGATTCCACCTGTTTGGCGTGTTGCATTTCCTGGAACTTTCttgtgattttttatttttacatccCGCTGGTACGAAGAGATTGTTGCCCACCATCTATTCGATGAAATGATTTTAGTTATCGCATGGTGAGAGAGGCTTCTCTTCTGTTTTCTAGCTTGTGTTTTAACTTGcattctttttcttcaaaactgaGGTATTCACTTTTTGCTCGTTATCTTGATGGTACTGGTGTTTCTCTTTCTTTGATTGGCTTTTTCTAACTTGCTTGTTTCTTGTTGCGTTTGATCCTTATATTGTTTTAGATATTGAATCGACATATTCCGTGGATTCTTTTGAGTtggaaacttgaaaattttctttctaCATATGATAATAGATTTGTTTTAGACTTTGGCCTTTTTGGCATTTGTATACTCTTCGAGAATTTAACGAGTATATGATTTCTGGAGTTGGCTTGATTTCCTTGATATTCCTTCTATGGCTACTCCTCAAAATATTCTTTAATTTAGCCTATATTTGGTAGATGTGCATCTTAAAATTATGTTAGCACTTGAGTTGGTGGCAATGGTAAACTTCATTAGTGATAGTGGGGACACAGGTAGATTTGTTCATGGTTTTGGTGAGATTTAACTTATGACATACAAGTAGTTGGCTAGTGGGGAGGGATGCTTCAACGTACAACATTAGTAATGGCTGCACATACAATCTCTTGTTACTTCATTTGCCAGTGGTTGGAAGGGAAGGAACTCTTATATATCTAGAGTGGTGCCTATCTTCTTTTTTGGCTTCATAAATACTTGTCGGAATGGTGGAAGTGTATGATTGTGGTAGAACGTGTAGTGGTGATTTTGTGAAAGATGGTGTTGTTTCTTGTATTTAATTCATTATTGAAGTGCAGAGAGTAGATGTAGTAAAGCATAGATGGTTCTATGTGCAAATTGCAAAGGACAGGCAAAAAGATTGCTCTATCCAATGCATGGAAACTAAGAAGGTTGCAGGGATGATGCTGGAAACATAGCATTTTCAGcaagattgtattttatttcaatttgtgGGCGATAAAAGTTGTTAGACACTGTCACAACATTTTTCTTTGGTTGACTCTCACGGTGAGAGTGAAGTTCTTGAAGTCCAGAATTTCATTCTcatcaaacaaaaacaaaaaccAAATCTAGAATTTCAGAATAATCTTCCTGTTTTTATTTATGGGTATATGCTTCTTGTAGGTTATGAACCTTCAGAAGGCAGGTATCTCCCTCGTTCAGAAATTTCTGGAAGAGCAGTCGCTGTATCCACTTGTTCTTCTCATGGTAATCAAAGAATTCATTCACAGGTTAAGATTGGATCAATAAAATGTGCTTCTGGAGCCGCATCTTTTGTGTGCAGAGCAAGTTCTGGTGGTCCTAAGAGAAACCTAGACTTCTCAAAGCAAAGCAGACGGAGTTTCTCTCGAAACAGTAACAGACAAAATGAAGAGAGAGACAGCTTTGAAAATCTTGATGAATCTGATTTGTTAACTTCGAAGAATGGGCCATTACTTTCCCTCCCCAATACCCCCAAATTCCAAGCCACTGCAGCCCCAGGGCCAAGAGATAAAGAGATTGTTGAGCTATTCAGGAAGGTACAGGCTCAGCTGCGTGAAAGAGCTGCAGTCAAAGAAGACAAGAAGGTTGAAGCCCCCAAAGGAAAAGGTAAAGAGAGTGAAACTGTGGATTCCCTTCTTAAGCTGCTGAGGAAACACTCAATTGAGCAACGTAAGAAAAAAGTCAGCAGTCAAGACTTTGCTGTGGACCATCAGGAACAGAGCAGATCACAGAGTAAGGATAAAAGCACAAGTTTCCTAAATCTAAATGACAAAGAAAGGAGTAGAGTCCCAGAACCTAATTCCTCTTCTTTTACCAGACCACCATCAAATTTCCAACGCAAATCTCCAGTTCCTCAAGTGAAATTCAAGCCCATAAATGCAAATGAAGATCCTGTTAATTCTACACCTTATTTGAATTTATATGgtgagaaaaagaagaaatttgaggAGCTTCCTAATACTGCCCAGCAGACAGAATTGGAGCCAGAGGAGGCTGAGTTGGAATTAGAGCAGGAGCCAGAGTCCTCTTTCTCTGAAGGTGATGTTTTCAACGAGTTAACAGGAGAGGAGTCTTCAGATATTGATAATATTGATGCGTATAGTGATAAAAGAGAGGAGATTGAACACGAGGATTTGAGTTCATTGAAGCTGCCAGGGTTGAGAGCAATTGCAAAGGCTCGTGGTATAAAAGGGTTTTCAAAGATGAAGAAAGGTGAGTTAGTGAAGTTGCTAAGTGGTGGCCCAGTCTGATAAATGATTCAGGAGAGAAAGCTAAGACAATAGAACTGAGTTTTAGATAGTTTTTTCATCTTGAAATGCTCCTTTTTGTTCTCTTATAGTTCTGTTGTTTTCTGTTCATGGTATCATGTTCTATTTGAATCCTTCAAATTCACCATTAGCGAAGCAATTAATTCAaatctaaaatattaaattattataaatagtaaaactataaatattaatttataacaaAAAGCCATaaactaaaatattataaattttaataaaagaattattttatatttcaaagaataacttatttttttataaaaaaaataaattaaattataatttttatcatattttaaattATGATATCCAAAATTGTATATAGCCCATCATCCCAACTCGCCCTCAAATTAAAAACATATCATTAATGATTTAAGTTTCTATTCT
This sequence is a window from Hevea brasiliensis isolate MT/VB/25A 57/8 chromosome 10, ASM3005281v1, whole genome shotgun sequence. Protein-coding genes within it:
- the LOC110635467 gene encoding rho-N domain-containing protein 1, chloroplastic; the protein is MAQAVHLIAKNLPGYEPSEGRYLPRSEISGRAVAVSTCSSHGNQRIHSQVKIGSIKCASGAASFVCRASSGGPKRNLDFSKQSRRSFSRNSNRQNEERDSFENLDESDLLTSKNGPLLSLPNTPKFQATAAPGPRDKEIVELFRKVQAQLRERAAVKEDKKVEAPKGKGKESETVDSLLKLLRKHSIEQRKKKVSSQDFAVDHQEQSRSQSKDKSTSFLNLNDKERSRVPEPNSSSFTRPPSNFQRKSPVPQVKFKPINANEDPVNSTPYLNLYGEKKKKFEELPNTAQQTELEPEEAELELEQEPESSFSEGDVFNELTGEESSDIDNIDAYSDKREEIEHEDLSSLKLPGLRAIAKARGIKGFSKMKKGELVKLLSGGPV